One genomic window of Prosthecobacter algae includes the following:
- a CDS encoding sodium:solute symporter family transporter — translation MSHFTLIDYLLFGSYLLASVLIGLLFVKEQRTMKDFFLAGRSMGSVVVAISVMAAMFSGISYLGGPAEVYVNGLAFGWVLFSFFIATPITTIFILPFFYRARFITAYQYLEERFSLPARLLASGLFILRVLLWLGAATYAPALALQQATGLSLEFSILATGILTTLYTMMGGMKAVIWTDVMQFCVLFGGQIVILLVAVGKIPGGLSEVIHVAQTHGQPMPLASWDPTVRLTWASVILGGAVLNLVQMATDQVAVQRYMTAKDVKTAQRGLWYKLIVTVPVLGLFYGTGSVLRAFYNHHPDPLATHAIEKADQILPWFVVHELPPGLAGVLVAAIFAASMSTISAGLNSLASATMVDFQQRLTDKPLPDDERQIFQARMWTLFYGVLVVALAFVVGQLGTLVEVTNTIIGLVGGPILGMFLCGIFIGRIGPKAILIATVLGFAVSLLVKLNTDISFVWITSVGAGVTILLSGALSFILPGRPAVELEGLTWQQRNDDA, via the coding sequence ATGAGCCATTTCACCTTGATTGATTACCTCCTCTTCGGCAGTTACCTGCTTGCTTCCGTCCTCATCGGCCTGCTCTTCGTGAAGGAGCAGCGGACCATGAAGGACTTTTTCCTCGCGGGGCGCAGCATGGGCAGCGTGGTGGTGGCCATCTCCGTCATGGCAGCCATGTTTTCCGGCATCAGCTACCTGGGTGGGCCCGCCGAGGTTTATGTAAACGGACTCGCCTTTGGCTGGGTGCTTTTCTCGTTCTTCATTGCCACCCCCATCACCACGATTTTCATCCTGCCCTTCTTCTATCGGGCGCGGTTCATCACGGCCTATCAATACCTGGAAGAGCGCTTTTCACTGCCTGCACGGCTGCTGGCTTCGGGCCTTTTTATCCTGCGGGTGCTGCTGTGGCTGGGTGCTGCCACCTATGCCCCTGCCCTCGCACTACAACAGGCCACGGGCCTGTCCCTGGAATTTTCCATCCTGGCCACGGGCATCCTGACCACCCTTTACACCATGATGGGCGGCATGAAGGCCGTCATCTGGACGGATGTGATGCAGTTCTGCGTGCTCTTTGGGGGGCAGATTGTGATCCTGCTGGTGGCCGTGGGTAAGATTCCCGGTGGCCTGAGTGAAGTCATTCATGTGGCCCAAACCCATGGCCAGCCCATGCCTTTGGCGAGTTGGGATCCCACGGTCCGGCTGACCTGGGCCAGCGTCATCCTCGGCGGGGCTGTTTTGAATCTGGTGCAGATGGCCACTGACCAGGTGGCGGTGCAGCGATACATGACAGCGAAGGATGTGAAGACCGCCCAGCGGGGACTGTGGTACAAGCTCATCGTCACCGTGCCGGTGCTGGGCCTCTTCTACGGCACCGGCTCCGTGCTACGGGCCTTTTACAACCACCATCCGGATCCGCTGGCAACGCACGCCATTGAAAAGGCGGATCAGATCCTGCCCTGGTTCGTCGTCCATGAACTGCCCCCCGGTCTGGCGGGCGTGCTCGTCGCCGCCATTTTTGCCGCCAGCATGTCCACCATCTCTGCCGGGCTGAATTCACTGGCTTCCGCCACCATGGTCGATTTCCAGCAGCGGCTGACGGACAAGCCTCTGCCTGACGATGAACGCCAGATCTTCCAGGCCCGCATGTGGACTCTTTTCTATGGAGTGCTGGTGGTCGCCCTCGCTTTCGTGGTCGGCCAGTTGGGAACGCTTGTCGAGGTGACCAACACGATCATCGGCCTCGTGGGCGGTCCTATTCTCGGCATGTTCCTGTGCGGCATCTTTATCGGACGCATCGGGCCAAAGGCGATTCTGATCGCCACGGTGCTTGGCTTTGCCGTGTCCTTGCTCGTCAAACTCAACACCGATATCTCCTTCGTCTGGATCACCTCCGTGGGTGCGGGTGTGACGATCCTCCTTTCCGGGGCCCTGAGTTTTATCTTGCCCGGGAGACCTGCCGTGGAGCTCGAAGGCCTGACCTGGCAGCAGCGAAACGACGACGCCTGA
- a CDS encoding DUF1501 domain-containing protein has translation MNTALRSLDSLSRRQFAEHVAKAALGVTLLPHVLKGQAAADPKSLPGFGKAKNVIWLQMIGGMSHIDTLDPKVGDSKGPGDPITTKAGYQLGGFLPKLAKDHSEKLAIIRSMTSKTGVHASGQYLMRTGYEQRGTIKHPVLGAWAQELLGKSSQSLPSTVCVGRAPESGNGFFSAAFSPLPIHDPEAGLQYAEFGAPKEIIDKRLALLNQVDAGFRAKFHDTNLKAYSDFYDDTLKLLSTDDLKAFRLTEEDNAARETYGMNKFGQGCMLARRLVERGVRFVEVAQGGWDMHNDIADGMEENGNLLDTALAALLADLQSRGLLETTLVVLCSEFGRTPKINSRNGRDHHPKVFSTLLAGGPAKGGTIYGASDKEGNSPADKQVTIQDFHSTVGHAMGLDVNQIVMSPSNRPFTVGDKGTVIPEVLG, from the coding sequence ATGAACACCGCCCTCCGTTCTCTCGATTCCCTTTCCCGCCGCCAGTTTGCCGAGCATGTGGCCAAGGCCGCCCTCGGGGTTACCCTGCTGCCTCACGTTCTAAAGGGACAGGCGGCGGCCGATCCCAAATCGCTGCCCGGCTTTGGCAAAGCTAAGAATGTGATCTGGCTGCAAATGATCGGCGGCATGTCCCACATTGATACTCTGGACCCCAAGGTTGGCGATTCGAAAGGCCCCGGAGACCCGATCACCACCAAGGCTGGATATCAGTTGGGAGGCTTCCTGCCAAAGCTCGCCAAAGACCATTCAGAAAAGCTGGCCATCATCCGCAGCATGACATCCAAAACGGGGGTCCATGCTTCAGGCCAATACCTGATGCGCACCGGCTATGAACAACGGGGCACCATCAAGCACCCGGTGCTGGGTGCCTGGGCGCAGGAACTGCTGGGCAAAAGCAGCCAGTCCCTGCCCTCCACGGTCTGCGTGGGCCGGGCCCCCGAAAGCGGCAACGGCTTTTTTTCTGCGGCTTTCAGCCCACTGCCGATTCACGATCCGGAAGCCGGCCTACAATATGCAGAGTTTGGCGCACCCAAGGAGATCATCGACAAGCGTCTGGCCCTCCTCAACCAAGTGGATGCAGGCTTTCGCGCCAAGTTCCACGACACCAACCTCAAGGCCTACAGCGACTTTTATGATGACACGCTGAAGCTACTGAGCACGGATGACCTCAAAGCCTTCCGGTTGACCGAAGAGGACAACGCCGCCCGTGAGACCTATGGCATGAACAAGTTTGGCCAGGGCTGCATGCTGGCGCGGCGCCTGGTGGAGCGCGGTGTGCGTTTTGTCGAAGTCGCCCAGGGTGGCTGGGACATGCACAATGACATCGCCGATGGCATGGAGGAGAACGGCAACCTCTTGGATACTGCACTGGCAGCCCTGCTGGCAGACCTGCAATCACGCGGCCTTTTGGAAACCACCCTGGTGGTGCTGTGTTCGGAGTTTGGACGCACCCCCAAGATCAACAGCCGCAATGGGAGGGACCACCATCCCAAGGTCTTCAGCACCCTGCTGGCCGGAGGTCCGGCCAAAGGAGGCACCATCTACGGAGCCAGCGACAAGGAAGGCAATTCTCCCGCCGACAAGCAGGTGACCATTCAGGACTTCCACAGTACTGTGGGTCACGCCATGGGGCTGGATGTGAATCAGATTGTGATGTCGCCCAGCAACCGACCTTTCACCGTGGGTGACAAGGGCACGGTCATCCCGGAAGTACTGGGATGA
- the tatC gene encoding twin-arginine translocase subunit TatC, whose protein sequence is MWQGILNKVFKVREKVAMNLNKEDEEKPFLDHLDDLRTMLVRMGMTLVAATIISFVFYKELFNILLYPMVLAGFAPDIEAARKLLINIDVAGPFMMAVNVSLIAAVIASFPLLLIFVLQFILPGLKSTEKKLIFPAIAIGTGLFLGGASFAYWVVLPRALIFFSEFAASVGANQMWALNEYVTFTTRFILVFGIAFELPVIVMALVKLDFLNFRIMKSTWRHALVAITLFAAVITPTPDVLTLMLMSGPLYVLYAICVTLAYFMEKKDKEAYPEYYAELEKDQKELEKEGGDEWDNENYNPWFSDDEKDEDDEYQKPRAVPSAPPPEIEKAPKTVSMDEPLDEGEDQGSVPAEDEPEVDPPAPASEKTTEELAREDESRSGNPPA, encoded by the coding sequence ATGTGGCAAGGCATCCTGAACAAAGTCTTCAAAGTCCGCGAAAAAGTCGCGATGAACCTGAACAAGGAGGATGAGGAGAAGCCCTTCCTCGATCACCTGGACGATCTGCGCACCATGCTCGTGCGCATGGGCATGACGCTCGTCGCCGCCACCATCATCTCCTTCGTTTTTTACAAGGAGCTATTTAACATCCTGCTTTATCCCATGGTGCTGGCCGGCTTCGCGCCAGACATCGAGGCCGCAAGGAAACTGCTCATCAATATTGATGTGGCAGGGCCCTTCATGATGGCAGTGAACGTCTCGCTGATCGCGGCCGTCATCGCCTCCTTCCCTCTGCTGCTCATTTTTGTTCTTCAGTTCATCCTTCCAGGGCTGAAATCGACCGAGAAAAAACTCATCTTTCCCGCGATTGCCATCGGTACAGGTCTCTTTCTGGGCGGTGCCTCTTTTGCCTACTGGGTGGTGCTGCCCAGGGCGCTCATCTTCTTTTCCGAGTTTGCCGCCTCCGTGGGGGCCAATCAGATGTGGGCTCTCAATGAGTATGTGACTTTCACCACGCGGTTCATCCTCGTCTTCGGCATCGCCTTTGAGCTGCCGGTGATTGTCATGGCCCTGGTGAAGCTGGATTTCCTGAACTTCCGCATCATGAAGTCCACCTGGCGGCACGCGCTGGTGGCCATCACTCTCTTTGCCGCCGTCATCACACCGACACCGGATGTCTTGACGCTGATGCTCATGTCCGGGCCTCTGTATGTCCTTTACGCCATCTGTGTGACCCTCGCCTACTTCATGGAGAAGAAGGACAAGGAAGCCTACCCCGAATACTACGCCGAACTGGAGAAAGACCAGAAAGAGCTCGAAAAAGAAGGGGGCGATGAATGGGACAACGAGAACTACAACCCTTGGTTCTCCGACGACGAAAAAGACGAGGACGACGAGTATCAGAAACCCCGTGCCGTTCCGTCTGCGCCCCCGCCTGAAATCGAGAAGGCGCCGAAGACCGTTTCCATGGATGAACCTCTGGATGAGGGTGAGGACCAAGGTTCCGTCCCGGCCGAGGATGAGCCTGAAGTTGATCCGCCAGCACCTGCGTCTGAAAAGACCACGGAGGAACTCGCCCGCGAAGACGAGTCACGCAGCGGCAACCCACCAGCCTGA
- a CDS encoding Rrf2 family transcriptional regulator, which yields MRLSLFSDYSLRVLLFGAVKGSAFPLHEVADAYNISRHHLVKVVNNLTKQGYLSTRRGRGGGIELAMKPEEIMIGRLVRKTETSVPLVECFDPSTNTCPIHGCCGLKGALAQAVGAFYGALDRYTLQDIIEGNRLHSMKDILLAPKLARPDVPPNDQEAEEESDLIPVLPG from the coding sequence ATGCGTTTAAGCCTCTTTTCAGATTACTCCCTCCGAGTCTTGCTTTTTGGAGCAGTGAAAGGCAGTGCATTCCCGCTCCATGAAGTTGCGGACGCTTACAACATCTCCCGTCATCATTTGGTGAAGGTGGTGAACAATCTGACAAAACAAGGCTACCTCTCTACCCGCCGTGGGCGTGGCGGCGGCATCGAACTCGCGATGAAGCCGGAAGAAATCATGATCGGACGGCTGGTCCGGAAAACAGAGACTTCCGTTCCTCTGGTGGAGTGTTTTGATCCTTCCACCAATACCTGCCCCATTCATGGCTGCTGCGGCCTAAAAGGCGCACTTGCCCAGGCGGTGGGAGCTTTCTACGGTGCTTTGGACAGATACACGCTCCAAGACATTATCGAAGGCAACCGACTTCATTCGATGAAGGACATCTTGTTGGCTCCAAAGCTTGCCCGCCCAGATGTCCCTCCCAATGACCAAGAGGCGGAAGAAGAATCCGACCTCATCCCAGTACTTCCGGGATGA
- a CDS encoding DUF1549 domain-containing protein, with amino-acid sequence MKALHLALCALLPAFCVSAQTAAPDGNSNFRLWHDSQGRTVEATFRGIENGKIYLQTRDGRMFDFPVANLTPEDQQAAAVLKPEGLGIQKNTGLAQAAAIIDKGVLMGLQKAGQQPNALASDEQFIRRVYLDLAGRIPTRAEALAFIADPSAAKRANVIDTLVNDDGFASHMFNYFSDMLRVADDAQKAKFFTYQEWLKEQINANRPWNEIVHDMMVADGKLLDNGASGYLLRDRGMRLDNLSLTLSTFLGANVSCAQCHDHPFADWTQRQFYEMAAFFGASDTYNRNLPRGMIRGLRDELTQQQFQQARRLFDVNSLAIQDGKENDMTLPDDYKYEDGKPGEAVKPKLVMWGKDDRRLRCYQDAELALKKAEDDSQLREVFAKWMTSPDNPRFAMTIANRLWKQVFGVGIKEPVTDLDDPSAASNPLLLQHLGNEMVRLKFDIRAFMRLLCNTQTYQREAVTRELALGEPYYFPGPILRRMTAEQAWDSCVTLAIGDKVDNFKLKRAEPYRQVMALNVSEISPAQIVEKLAEVQSMRRMADGALGGGGKGAAKKKNRRAQMMQPATEDEDGFTRPTMMEGLALARASELRQPERDGHFLRMFGQSDRQISDSNTVEGSIPQVLMLMNGEAQNVLQNPQSLVLATAMGEAETAKKVESLYSSFFSRKPTSDEMAAATKAFDSGLSSADLCWVLFNAREFVFVQ; translated from the coding sequence ATGAAAGCCCTTCACCTTGCCTTGTGCGCCCTGCTGCCCGCGTTCTGCGTCAGCGCCCAGACTGCCGCTCCGGACGGCAATTCCAACTTCCGCCTCTGGCATGACAGCCAGGGCCGCACGGTGGAGGCAACCTTTCGCGGAATCGAAAACGGCAAGATCTACCTGCAAACCCGGGACGGCCGCATGTTTGATTTTCCCGTCGCCAATCTCACGCCCGAAGACCAGCAAGCCGCCGCCGTCTTGAAACCTGAGGGGTTGGGCATCCAGAAAAATACCGGGCTGGCCCAGGCCGCAGCGATCATCGACAAAGGCGTCCTCATGGGGCTGCAAAAAGCTGGCCAGCAACCCAATGCCCTGGCCAGTGACGAACAGTTTATCCGCCGGGTCTATCTGGACCTTGCCGGGCGCATCCCCACCCGAGCCGAGGCCCTGGCCTTCATCGCCGATCCCAGCGCGGCCAAGCGGGCCAATGTGATCGACACCCTCGTCAACGACGACGGCTTTGCCTCCCACATGTTCAACTACTTCTCCGACATGCTGCGCGTGGCGGATGATGCGCAGAAGGCGAAGTTCTTCACCTACCAGGAATGGCTGAAGGAGCAGATCAACGCCAATCGTCCCTGGAACGAGATCGTCCATGACATGATGGTGGCTGACGGCAAGCTGCTCGACAACGGTGCCTCAGGCTACCTCCTACGCGACCGCGGCATGCGGCTCGACAACCTGAGCCTCACCCTCTCCACCTTCCTCGGCGCCAATGTCTCCTGCGCCCAATGCCATGACCATCCCTTTGCCGACTGGACCCAGCGCCAGTTTTATGAAATGGCCGCCTTCTTTGGCGCTTCGGACACCTACAACCGCAACCTCCCCCGTGGCATGATACGCGGCCTGAGGGATGAACTCACCCAGCAGCAGTTCCAGCAGGCACGGCGGCTCTTTGACGTGAATTCCCTGGCCATCCAGGACGGCAAGGAGAATGACATGACGCTGCCCGACGACTACAAGTATGAGGACGGCAAACCCGGCGAAGCTGTGAAGCCGAAACTCGTCATGTGGGGCAAGGATGACCGCCGCCTACGTTGCTATCAGGATGCCGAACTGGCCCTAAAAAAGGCGGAGGATGACAGCCAGCTCCGCGAGGTCTTCGCCAAATGGATGACCAGCCCGGACAATCCACGCTTTGCCATGACCATCGCCAACCGACTTTGGAAACAGGTCTTTGGGGTGGGCATCAAAGAACCCGTCACCGATCTGGATGATCCCAGTGCCGCCAGCAATCCTCTGCTCCTCCAGCATCTCGGCAACGAAATGGTGCGGCTGAAGTTCGACATCCGTGCCTTCATGCGCCTGCTGTGCAACACGCAGACCTATCAGCGCGAGGCGGTGACCCGCGAGCTGGCCCTGGGAGAGCCTTATTACTTCCCCGGCCCCATCCTGCGCCGGATGACCGCCGAGCAGGCCTGGGACTCCTGCGTGACTTTGGCCATTGGCGACAAGGTGGACAATTTCAAACTGAAGCGTGCAGAACCCTATCGCCAAGTGATGGCGCTGAATGTCTCCGAAATCTCACCGGCCCAGATCGTGGAAAAGCTGGCCGAGGTGCAAAGCATGCGCCGGATGGCCGATGGAGCCCTCGGCGGAGGTGGCAAAGGCGCTGCCAAAAAGAAAAATCGCCGCGCCCAGATGATGCAGCCTGCGACCGAAGATGAGGACGGCTTTACCCGCCCGACCATGATGGAGGGCCTGGCTCTGGCACGTGCATCTGAACTGCGGCAGCCGGAACGTGACGGCCATTTCCTGCGCATGTTTGGCCAGAGCGACCGCCAGATCTCCGACAGCAACACGGTGGAAGGAAGCATTCCTCAAGTGCTGATGCTGATGAACGGCGAAGCCCAAAATGTGCTGCAAAATCCCCAGTCACTGGTGCTGGCAACGGCCATGGGTGAGGCGGAAACCGCGAAGAAGGTGGAGTCGCTCTACAGCAGCTTTTTCTCCCGCAAGCCAACGTCCGATGAAATGGCTGCTGCCACGAAAGCCTTCGATTCGGGCCTCAGCTCCGCCGACCTCTGCTGGGTACTCTTCAATGCCCGCGAGTTTGTGTTCGTCCAGTAA
- a CDS encoding polysaccharide deacetylase family protein — MFPLPSSLNRAGQTAKSAVLVLCGMAAVARSQLTGQGAVLAFHGLRADGEPAGVRDESLHLPVSTFRRVCQHLSRGYHVMPLAEMARRLRAGEGLPPRAVALSFDDGYASNYELAFPILRELGLPATIFLATGFLDGTDPLWFQQVDLALCAGIPLPGAASLGEWLAELKTLPEEAMRLRVENLLKGVTLPVAPKVTRPLTWDQVREMRDSGLIDFGGHTHAHPILARCSVEKQRHEIITCRDRILAELGQPPRAFAFPNGGPGDFTPETLSLLAEAGFESAWTMICGRATAAGPFMHLPRYGAPESVWETEATVSGAFELVRQWKGGRA, encoded by the coding sequence TTGTTCCCCCTGCCTTCCAGCCTAAATCGTGCTGGCCAGACTGCCAAATCGGCAGTGCTGGTGCTGTGCGGCATGGCCGCCGTGGCCCGTAGTCAACTCACGGGACAGGGGGCTGTCCTGGCTTTTCACGGTCTGAGGGCCGATGGCGAACCGGCGGGGGTGCGAGATGAAAGCCTGCATCTGCCCGTTTCCACCTTTCGCCGAGTCTGCCAGCATCTTTCGAGAGGTTATCACGTGATGCCTCTGGCTGAAATGGCCCGTCGGCTGCGGGCGGGGGAGGGGCTGCCTCCTCGCGCGGTGGCTTTGAGCTTTGACGATGGGTATGCCTCCAACTACGAGCTGGCATTCCCCATCCTGCGGGAGCTGGGCCTGCCCGCGACCATCTTTTTGGCGACCGGTTTTCTGGATGGTACCGACCCTTTGTGGTTTCAACAGGTGGACCTGGCCCTGTGCGCCGGGATCCCGCTGCCTGGAGCGGCTTCGCTGGGGGAATGGCTGGCTGAGCTGAAAACTCTGCCTGAAGAAGCCATGCGCCTGCGGGTGGAGAACTTATTGAAGGGAGTCACGCTGCCTGTAGCTCCGAAAGTCACGCGTCCGCTGACCTGGGACCAGGTGCGGGAAATGCGCGACAGTGGACTCATCGATTTTGGTGGCCACACGCATGCTCATCCCATCCTCGCCCGTTGTTCCGTGGAAAAACAGCGGCATGAAATCATCACCTGCCGGGATCGCATTTTGGCGGAGCTGGGCCAGCCGCCACGTGCTTTTGCCTTTCCCAACGGCGGTCCTGGAGACTTTACGCCGGAGACTTTGTCTTTGCTCGCTGAAGCCGGTTTTGAATCCGCCTGGACGATGATCTGCGGGCGGGCCACTGCTGCGGGGCCCTTCATGCATCTGCCTCGCTATGGGGCACCTGAATCCGTTTGGGAGACTGAGGCCACCGTTTCAGGAGCTTTTGAACTGGTGCGCCAGTGGAAAGGAGGGCGCGCATGA
- a CDS encoding NUDIX hydrolase, translating to MSGATIPSPSFPLFKVEDRDGWQKVSSTRLFDNPHISVDRVECLTPHRHEKPVPWLVVQRKAAVALAPMTADGLFVLISQERVPVQQTLWEFPAGQIDVPVTEITPSIVVDTALRELHEETGYALEAGGTLEPLGWFLPSQGFTDEHVYLFQAKPVCVVSRPEPDGSEHISDVRLVSAEELRRMIAANEITNALTLALFARMAAKGTI from the coding sequence ATGAGTGGAGCCACCATCCCTTCACCTAGCTTCCCCTTGTTCAAGGTGGAAGATCGGGATGGCTGGCAGAAAGTCAGTTCCACGCGCCTTTTTGACAATCCCCACATCAGTGTGGACCGAGTGGAGTGCCTGACACCCCACCGCCATGAAAAGCCCGTTCCCTGGCTGGTCGTGCAGCGCAAGGCCGCCGTCGCCCTGGCCCCCATGACGGCCGATGGTCTTTTCGTTCTCATTTCCCAGGAGCGCGTGCCCGTGCAGCAGACCCTCTGGGAATTTCCCGCCGGACAGATCGATGTTCCTGTAACGGAGATCACCCCTTCGATCGTTGTGGATACCGCCCTGCGTGAACTCCATGAGGAAACCGGCTACGCTCTGGAAGCTGGCGGCACCTTGGAACCACTCGGTTGGTTTCTTCCTTCGCAAGGATTCACCGACGAGCACGTTTACCTCTTTCAAGCGAAGCCCGTGTGCGTCGTCAGCCGTCCGGAACCGGATGGAAGCGAGCACATCAGCGACGTGCGTTTAGTCAGTGCAGAAGAACTGCGGAGGATGATCGCTGCCAATGAGATCACCAACGCTCTGACACTGGCCTTATTCGCGCGGATGGCGGCCAAGGGAACGATTTGA
- a CDS encoding aminotransferase class III-fold pyridoxal phosphate-dependent enzyme, whose protein sequence is MPLSLVTELNERDRLLLRRCTEGFLPKRIFDVHTHLFHTRHFAEGKAPVFLEPGRGYGMADFQAAMSRWMPGCEVEGLFFGYPSAGNDRAGENAWLQQEIGPLAATSANRALMLAAPGDDPAEVRRLIETSTFIGIKPYRLYAEVEDTREAPIESFAPEWMWEICHHHHGVLMLHIMRAGGITDPDNVESIRRLCQRYPKCRLVLAHVARSFNYRHAREGLHVLADLDNVVVDTSAVTQTGAFRAALEILGPGRVLWGSDYMVSELRGSCISQGDGFTWIHPEEDAAKGLNIFGGYTLVGIESLMALREACEDTGMNTADIEDIFRNNALRLLAPHLPETAAMPPQALWEHARAHISCGTGLMSKRAQSFDPVSWPTYFRQARGSRVTDLHGRSYLDFTGGVGAILLGYGDPDVNAAVKRRLSLGSYCTLNAPEEVELAEALLDLHPWAGKVRYARGGGDALALGVRIARAATGRSGIAFCGYHGWHDWYLAANLGDTSALDGHLIPGLQPLGVPRELRGTATPFRYNDLASFEKALEAQGDNLAAVVMEPMRSEEPRDGFLQRVADAVHARGGLFMVDEVTAGWRFGFPGGSARAGVTPDLAVYAKATSNGIPFGAVIGQEAVMDAANPSFISSSYWTDGLGAAAALACVGKMRRLPVQAHVWSLGQHLQNQLRQLAMKHPGLALKIGGMPCAPSLTFGNPAAKTLMIRRMLARGFMMSSQLYVMWTHDQAQVDKMLAALDETLGELTHLAQENRLENEAGTAAPSGGFARLA, encoded by the coding sequence ATGCCACTTTCGCTGGTGACCGAACTGAATGAACGCGACCGCCTGCTGCTACGGCGCTGCACGGAAGGGTTTTTGCCGAAGCGCATCTTCGACGTTCATACCCATCTTTTTCACACGCGGCACTTTGCCGAGGGCAAGGCACCGGTGTTTCTGGAACCTGGCCGGGGCTACGGTATGGCCGATTTCCAAGCGGCAATGAGCCGCTGGATGCCGGGCTGCGAGGTCGAGGGACTGTTTTTTGGCTATCCCAGCGCTGGCAATGACCGGGCCGGGGAGAACGCCTGGCTGCAGCAGGAGATCGGGCCCCTCGCGGCCACCTCTGCCAACCGCGCTCTGATGCTGGCCGCGCCAGGAGATGACCCGGCGGAGGTCCGCCGGCTGATCGAAACGAGCACCTTCATCGGCATCAAGCCCTATCGGCTCTATGCCGAGGTGGAAGATACGCGGGAGGCCCCTATCGAATCGTTTGCCCCGGAATGGATGTGGGAGATCTGCCACCACCATCACGGCGTGCTGATGCTGCACATCATGCGTGCCGGAGGAATCACCGATCCGGACAATGTCGAAAGCATCCGCCGACTCTGCCAGCGTTACCCCAAGTGTCGGCTGGTGCTGGCCCATGTGGCGCGTTCCTTCAACTATCGCCATGCCCGGGAAGGCCTGCATGTGCTGGCAGACCTGGACAATGTGGTGGTGGACACTTCTGCGGTGACACAAACAGGGGCCTTCCGTGCCGCCCTGGAGATCCTGGGACCTGGCAGGGTGCTGTGGGGCAGCGACTACATGGTGAGCGAGCTCCGTGGTAGCTGCATCAGCCAGGGCGATGGCTTCACCTGGATCCATCCGGAGGAAGACGCCGCCAAAGGCCTCAACATTTTTGGCGGCTACACACTGGTGGGTATCGAGTCTCTGATGGCACTCCGCGAGGCCTGCGAAGACACCGGGATGAACACTGCGGACATCGAGGACATTTTCCGCAACAACGCCCTGCGCCTGCTGGCACCTCACCTGCCCGAGACTGCGGCCATGCCTCCGCAAGCCCTGTGGGAGCATGCCCGGGCACACATTTCCTGCGGTACCGGCCTCATGTCCAAACGGGCGCAAAGTTTTGATCCCGTGAGTTGGCCCACCTACTTTCGCCAGGCCAGGGGCAGTCGCGTGACCGACCTGCATGGGCGTAGTTACCTGGACTTCACCGGCGGCGTGGGAGCCATTTTGTTAGGCTATGGAGACCCCGATGTGAATGCGGCGGTGAAACGACGCTTGTCGTTAGGCTCCTACTGCACACTCAATGCCCCCGAGGAGGTGGAGCTCGCGGAAGCACTGCTGGATCTGCACCCCTGGGCTGGCAAGGTGCGTTATGCACGTGGTGGTGGGGATGCACTCGCCCTCGGGGTGCGCATCGCCCGCGCAGCCACTGGGCGCAGCGGCATCGCCTTCTGTGGTTATCACGGCTGGCATGACTGGTATCTGGCCGCGAACCTGGGGGATACCAGCGCCCTTGATGGCCATTTGATTCCTGGACTGCAACCACTCGGCGTGCCGAGGGAGCTGCGAGGCACCGCTACTCCCTTCCGTTACAATGACTTGGCCTCGTTTGAAAAAGCTCTTGAGGCCCAAGGGGACAATCTGGCCGCCGTGGTGATGGAGCCCATGCGCAGCGAGGAACCGCGCGACGGTTTCCTGCAACGGGTGGCCGATGCCGTGCATGCCAGGGGTGGACTATTCATGGTGGATGAGGTGACCGCAGGCTGGCGCTTTGGCTTTCCAGGCGGCAGTGCGCGAGCGGGCGTGACACCCGACCTCGCCGTCTATGCCAAGGCCACCAGCAACGGCATCCCGTTTGGCGCCGTGATCGGTCAGGAAGCCGTCATGGATGCCGCCAATCCCAGCTTTATCTCCAGCAGCTACTGGACCGACGGCCTGGGAGCCGCCGCCGCGCTGGCCTGTGTGGGCAAAATGCGCCGGCTGCCTGTGCAGGCTCATGTGTGGTCTCTCGGCCAGCATTTGCAAAACCAACTGCGGCAGCTCGCGATGAAGCATCCTGGACTGGCCCTCAAAATCGGCGGCATGCCCTGCGCGCCGTCGCTGACCTTTGGCAACCCAGCCGCCAAGACGCTGATGATCCGCCGCATGCTGGCGCGAGGATTCATGATGTCATCCCAGCTCTACGTCATGTGGACGCATGACCAGGCGCAGGTGGACAAGATGCTGGCAGCCCTGGACGAAACCCTGGGCGAACTCACCCACCTAGCCCAGGAAAACCGGCTGGAGAACGAAGCCGGAACGGCTGCCCCTTCCGGCGGCTTTGCACGGCTCGCCTAA